One window of the Saccopteryx bilineata isolate mSacBil1 chromosome 2, mSacBil1_pri_phased_curated, whole genome shotgun sequence genome contains the following:
- the KRT35 gene encoding keratin, type I cuticular Ha5 isoform X1, giving the protein MASKCLKASFSSGSLKGPGGTRGGAARLSAVYSSSSCKLPSLSRGARSFSACSAGLGRSSCRAASCLPALCLPSGGFATSYSVGGGWFGEGVLTGSEKETMQFLNDRLANYLEKVRQLEQENASLESRIREWCEQQVPYLCPDYQSYFRTIEELQKKALCSKAENARLVVQIDNAKLATDDFRTKYEMEVSMRQLVESDMNGLRRILDDLTLCKADLEAQVESLKEELLCLKKNHEEEVNSLRCQLGDRLNVEVDAAPPVDLNRVLDEMRCQYETLVENNRRDAEDWFNTQTEELNQQVVSSSEQLQTCQAEIIELRRTVNALEIELQAQQSMRDALESTLVETEARYSSQLAQMQGLIGNVEAQLAEIRCDLERQNQEYQVLLDVRARLECEISTYRGLLESEDCKLPCNPCTPDPSPSKSCLPCVPVASCGPGVARTTCSPRPVCVPCPGGRF; this is encoded by the exons ATGGCTTCCAAATGCCTCAAGGCCAGCTTTTCTTCAGGGTCTCTGAAGGGCCCGGGCGGGACCCGCGGGGGCGCCGCTCGCCTGTCCGCTGTGTACTCCAGCAGCTCCTGCAAGCTCCCAAGCCTGTCCCGCGGGGCTCGCAGCTTCTCTGCGTGCtcggctgggctgggcaggagcaGCTGCAGGGCGGCCAgctgcctccctgctctctgcctcccgTCCGGAGGCTTTGCCACCAGCTACAGCGTGGGCGGGGGCTGGTTTGGAGAGGGCGTCCTGACCGGCAGCGAGAAGGAGACCATGCAGTTCCTGAACGACCGCCTGGCCAACTACCTGGAGAAGGTGCGGCAGCTGGAGCAGGAGAACGCCAGCCTGGAGAGCCGCATCCGTGAGTGGTGTGAGCAGCAGGTGCCCTACCTGTGCCCTGACTACCAGTCCTACTTCCGGACCATCGAGGAGCTCCAGAAGAAG GCCCTGTGCTCCAAGGCAGAGAATGCCAGGTTGGTGGTTCAGATCGACAACGCCAAGCTGGCCACAGATGATTTCAGGACCAA GTATGAGATGGAGGTGTCCATGCGGCAGCTGGTGGAGTCAGACATGAACGGCCTGCGCAGGATCCTGGATGACCTGACCCTGTGCAAGGCCGACCTGGAGGCCCAGGTGGAGTCCCTGAAGGAGGAGCTTCTCTGCCTCAAGAAAAACCATGAGGAG GAAGTGAACTCACTGCGCTGCCAGCTCGGTGACCGGCTCAACGTTGAGGTGGACGCTGCCCCACCTGTTGACCTGAATCGTGTTCTGGATGAGATGAGGTGCCAGTATGAGACCCTGGTGGAGAACAACCGCCGGGATGCTGAAGACTGGTTCAACACCCAG actGAGGAGCTGAACCAGCAGGTGGTGTCCAGCTCAGAGCAGCTGCAGACCTGCCAGGCGGAGATCATCGAGCTGAGACGCACGGTCAACGCCCTGGAGATCGAGCTGCAGGCCCAGCAGAGCATG AGAGATGCTTTGGAATCCACCCTGGTGGAGACCGAGGCCCGCTACAGCTCCCAGCTGGCCCAGATGCAGGGCCTGATCGGCAACGTGGAGGCCCAGCTGGCGGAGATCCGCTGTGACCTGGAGCGGCAGAACCAGGAGTACCAGGTGCTGCTGGACGTGCGGGCGCGGCTGGAGTGTGAGATCAGCACCTACCGGGGCCTGCTGGAGAGCGAGGACTGCAA GCTGCCCTGTAACCCGTGTACCCCTGACCCCTCGCCCTCCAAGTCGTGCCTTCCCTGTGTTCCTGTGGCCTCCTGTGGTCCTGGCGTGGCCCGCACAACCTGCAGCCCCCGCCCCgtttgtgtgccctgcccggggggCCGGTTCTAA
- the KRT35 gene encoding keratin, type I cuticular Ha5 isoform X2: MASKCLKASFSSGSLKGPGGTRGGAARLSAVYSSSSCKLPSLSRGARSFSACSAGLGRSSCRAASCLPALCLPSGGFATSYSVGGGWFGEGVLTGSEKETMQFLNDRLANYLEKVRQLEQENASLESRIREWCEQQVPYLCPDYQSYFRTIEELQKKALCSKAENARLVVQIDNAKLATDDFRTKYEMEVSMRQLVESDMNGLRRILDDLTLCKADLEAQVESLKEELLCLKKNHEEEVNSLRCQLGDRLNVEVDAAPPVDLNRVLDEMRCQYETLVENNRRDAEDWFNTQTEELNQQVVSSSEQLQTCQAEIIELRRTVNALEIELQAQQSMVNALESTLVETEARYSSQLAQMQGLIGNVEAQLAEIRCDLERQNQEYQVLLDVRARLECEISTYRGLLESEDCKLPCNPCTPDPSPSKSCLPCVPVASCGPGVARTTCSPRPVCVPCPGGRF, from the exons ATGGCTTCCAAATGCCTCAAGGCCAGCTTTTCTTCAGGGTCTCTGAAGGGCCCGGGCGGGACCCGCGGGGGCGCCGCTCGCCTGTCCGCTGTGTACTCCAGCAGCTCCTGCAAGCTCCCAAGCCTGTCCCGCGGGGCTCGCAGCTTCTCTGCGTGCtcggctgggctgggcaggagcaGCTGCAGGGCGGCCAgctgcctccctgctctctgcctcccgTCCGGAGGCTTTGCCACCAGCTACAGCGTGGGCGGGGGCTGGTTTGGAGAGGGCGTCCTGACCGGCAGCGAGAAGGAGACCATGCAGTTCCTGAACGACCGCCTGGCCAACTACCTGGAGAAGGTGCGGCAGCTGGAGCAGGAGAACGCCAGCCTGGAGAGCCGCATCCGTGAGTGGTGTGAGCAGCAGGTGCCCTACCTGTGCCCTGACTACCAGTCCTACTTCCGGACCATCGAGGAGCTCCAGAAGAAG GCCCTGTGCTCCAAGGCAGAGAATGCCAGGTTGGTGGTTCAGATCGACAACGCCAAGCTGGCCACAGATGATTTCAGGACCAA GTATGAGATGGAGGTGTCCATGCGGCAGCTGGTGGAGTCAGACATGAACGGCCTGCGCAGGATCCTGGATGACCTGACCCTGTGCAAGGCCGACCTGGAGGCCCAGGTGGAGTCCCTGAAGGAGGAGCTTCTCTGCCTCAAGAAAAACCATGAGGAG GAAGTGAACTCACTGCGCTGCCAGCTCGGTGACCGGCTCAACGTTGAGGTGGACGCTGCCCCACCTGTTGACCTGAATCGTGTTCTGGATGAGATGAGGTGCCAGTATGAGACCCTGGTGGAGAACAACCGCCGGGATGCTGAAGACTGGTTCAACACCCAG actGAGGAGCTGAACCAGCAGGTGGTGTCCAGCTCAGAGCAGCTGCAGACCTGCCAGGCGGAGATCATCGAGCTGAGACGCACGGTCAACGCCCTGGAGATCGAGCTGCAGGCCCAGCAGAGCATGGTGA ATGCTTTGGAATCCACCCTGGTGGAGACCGAGGCCCGCTACAGCTCCCAGCTGGCCCAGATGCAGGGCCTGATCGGCAACGTGGAGGCCCAGCTGGCGGAGATCCGCTGTGACCTGGAGCGGCAGAACCAGGAGTACCAGGTGCTGCTGGACGTGCGGGCGCGGCTGGAGTGTGAGATCAGCACCTACCGGGGCCTGCTGGAGAGCGAGGACTGCAA GCTGCCCTGTAACCCGTGTACCCCTGACCCCTCGCCCTCCAAGTCGTGCCTTCCCTGTGTTCCTGTGGCCTCCTGTGGTCCTGGCGTGGCCCGCACAACCTGCAGCCCCCGCCCCgtttgtgtgccctgcccggggggCCGGTTCTAA